From Microcystis aeruginosa NIES-2549, a single genomic window includes:
- the msrA gene encoding peptide-methionine (S)-S-oxide reductase MsrA: MALFGFGKKLTLPTAREALPGRSEKMPVPSAHYVNGHPLQPPFPAGMETAMFGLGCFWGAERKFWQLEGVYTTAVGYAAGITPNPTYQEVCTGMTGHNEVVLVVYDPSVISYEQLLKVFWESHNPTQGMRQGNDTGTQYRSGIYTYNPQQKQLAEKSRSIYQEALNKANYGQITTEIIDAPEFYYAEVYHQQYLAKNPGGYCGLGGTKVECPIALDLKLN, translated from the coding sequence ATGGCGTTATTCGGATTCGGAAAAAAATTAACTTTGCCCACAGCAAGGGAGGCCCTACCTGGGCGATCGGAAAAAATGCCCGTACCTAGCGCCCACTACGTTAACGGTCATCCTTTGCAGCCCCCCTTTCCCGCCGGTATGGAAACCGCAATGTTTGGTTTAGGCTGTTTTTGGGGAGCAGAGCGCAAATTTTGGCAATTAGAAGGAGTTTACACCACGGCCGTGGGTTATGCGGCTGGTATCACCCCTAATCCCACCTATCAGGAAGTGTGTACCGGCATGACTGGGCATAATGAAGTGGTCTTAGTGGTCTATGATCCCAGTGTGATTTCCTACGAACAACTGTTAAAGGTTTTCTGGGAAAGTCATAATCCCACCCAAGGAATGCGTCAGGGTAATGATACGGGAACCCAGTATCGATCGGGTATCTATACTTATAATCCCCAGCAAAAGCAATTAGCGGAAAAATCTCGATCGATCTACCAAGAAGCTCTCAATAAAGCGAACTACGGTCAGATTACCACGGAAATTATCGACGCACCTGAATTTTATTATGCTGAAGTTTATCATCAGCAGTATTTAGCTAAAAACCCCGGCGGTTACTGTGGTTTAGGGGGAACGAAAGTGGAATGTCCGATCGCTCTTGATCTGAAATTAAATTAA